In Notolabrus celidotus isolate fNotCel1 chromosome 10, fNotCel1.pri, whole genome shotgun sequence, one DNA window encodes the following:
- the slc40a1 gene encoding solute carrier family 40 member 1 translates to MDNSGPKKTCCESVRDFFTSAKFLIYMGHALSTWGDRMWNFAVAVFLVELYGNSLLLTAVYGLVVAGSVLLLGAIIGNWVDRNPRLKVAQTSLLVQNSCVIVCGILLMVVFQFKEQLVELYNGWILTTCYILVITVANIANLASTATSITIQRDWVVVVAGQDSSKLADMNATVRIIDQLTNILAPMLVGQIMSFGSHFIGCGFISGWNLCSMCLEYTLLWKVYQKTPALAVKGGQKEQQQELKQLGTPKELESGQSPEESSQPLMNETSAVAKPDSPKNHGFCHQVSEPLRTLKAGWVAYYNQNIFFAGMSLAFLYMTVLGFDCITTGYAYTQGLNGSVLSLLMGASAISGICGTVAFTWVRKKCGLIRTGFISGIAQLSCLMLCIVSVFAPGSPFDLSVSPFTDLYTHLMGETTLPEADHILSPVLVGNSTTAAPTEVMPPLQSYMSVSLLFAGVIAARVGLWSFDLTVTQLIQENVIESERGVINGVQNSMNYLLDLLHFIMVILAPNPEAFGLLVIISVSFVAMGHIMYFGFAFKNLGSRLFLCCSPEQKVETVESPSLPTTV, encoded by the exons ATGGATAACTCTGGTCCCAAGAAGACCTGTTGTG AATCTGTCAGAGACTTTTTCACTTCAGCTAAATTCCTTATTTACATGGGACACGCTCTGTCAACATGG GGTGACAGAATGTGGAACTTCGCCGTGGCTGTGTTCCTGGTGGAGCTGTATGGGAACAGCCTGCTGCTCACGGCCGTGTACGGGCTGGTTGTGGCcggctctgtgctgctgctgggagCCATCATTGGGAACTGGGTGGACAGGAATCCCAGACTCAAAG TGGCCCAGACCTCGCTGCTCGTCCAGAACAGTTGCGTCATCGTGTGTGGGATCCTCCTGATGGTTGTTTTCCAGTTCAAAGAACAGCTTGTGGAGCTTTACAATGGATGGATTCTG ACCACCTGCTACATCCTGGTGATCACCGTCGCCAACATCGCCAACCTGGCCAGTACGGCCACATCGATCACCATCCAGAGGGACTGGGTGGTGGTTGTAGCGGGTCAGGACAGCAGCAAGTTGGCAG acatgaatgCCACCGTGCGCATCATCGACCAGCTGACTAACATCCTGGCCCCCATGTTGGTGGGTCAGATCATGTCCTTTGGCTCTCACTTTATCGGCTGCGGCTTCATCTCTGGCTGGAACCTGTGCTCCATGTGTCTGGAGTACACGCTGCTCTGGAAGGTCTACCAGAAGACACCAGCGCTGGCGGTGAAAGGCGGTcagaaggagcagcagcaggagctcaAACAGCTCGGCACCCCCAAAG AGTTGGAGAGCGGCCAGAGTCCAGAGGAGTCGTCTCAGCCGCTGATGAATGAAACTTCTGCTGTAGCTAAACCCGACTCCCCCAAGAACCACGGTTTCTGCCACCAAGTGAGCGAACCCCTGCGCACCCTCAAAGCCGGCTGGGTGGCCTACTACAACCAGAACATCTTCTTTGCCGGGATGTCCCTGGCTTTCCTCTACATGACGGTGCTGGGCTTCGATTGCATCACCACGGGCTACGCCTACACGCAGGGCCTGAACGGCTCAGTGCTCAGTCTGCTGATGGGGGCCTCGGCCATATCGGGCATCTGCGGCACCGTGGCCTTTACCTGGGTTCGTAAGAAGTGTGGCTTGATCCGCACCGGCTTCATCTCGGGCATTGCCCAGCTGTCCTGCCTCATGCTGTGCATCGTCTCCGTCTTTGCTCCCGGGAGCCCCTTCGACCTCAGTGTGTCGCCCTTCACGGACCTTTACACCCACCTGATGGGAGAGACAACGCTCCCTGAGGCTGACCACATCCTCTCTCCTGTTCTTGTTGGAAACTCAACTACTGCTGCACCAACCGAAGTGATGCCCCCCCTGCAGTCCTACATGTCTGTGAGCCTGCTGTTTGCCGGCGTCATTGCTGCTAGAGTTG GCCTGTGGTCCTTTGACCTGACAGTAACCCAGCTCATCCAGGAGAATGTGATCGAGTCGGAGCGAGGTGTGATCAACGGCGTCCAGAACTCCATGAATTACCTCTTAGACCTGCTGCACTTCATCATGGTGATTCTGGCGCCAAACCCGGAGGCCTTCGGCCTGCTGGTCATCATCTCTGTCTCCTTCGTGGCCATGGGTCACATCATGTACTTTGGGTTTGCCTTCAAGAACCTGGGCAGCCGgctcttcctctgctgctcgCCGGAGCAGAAGGTGGAGACGGTGGAGAGCCCCTCACTTCCTACAACCGTCTAA